CAATTAAACACCCAGTTGAAAAAAACCAAAGTGATTTAGAGTTGGCCTTGGAGTATATTTTTAATAATCACTCTATAAAAGAAAAGATTGTTGTTTTTGGTTTAACTGGAGGAAGAGTTGACCATCAACTTTTTAATTTATTTGTTTTAAGAGAGTATGCTAAAAAGATAGATTTTATCTGTGAGACAGAAAAAGAAAAAATACTTGTTACCAAAGGAGATAGCTTGATTAAAAACTTTAAGGGAAAAACTTTTTCAATTTTTCCTTTAGAGGATTATCAAAAAATTACCATAAGAGGCGCAAAGTACCCATTGAAAGAAAAAAAAATAAATATGGGGGATTCATTAACTTTGAGTAATGTTTGCATTGACGAAGAACTCTTTGTTTACTCTAAAGGAGTAGTGGCAATAATTATAAATAAGTAGTATTATCACGATTGTAGGAGGTGCACCTATGAAAGTAGGAATAATAAGTGATACCCATGGTGTAGTGGATAGCTGGGAAAAAGTGTATTCAAAATATCTAACTTTTTCTGATCTTATTATTCACTGTGGAGATGTTCTATATCATGGACCTAGAAACCCAATTGTTACAGGATATAACCCAAAGGCTTTAGCTGAAAAATTAAATGATGTTAAAGTACCGATTGTTTTTGCAAAAGGCAATTGTGATGCAGAGGTAGACCAAATGGTGTTAAATCACCCTTTACAAAGCCCTTATACAATCATGATAATTTCAGGGAGAAAAATTTTAGCGACTCATGGTCACGATATTGATTATTGTGAGAGGCTAAAGTTAGCACAAAAATTTAATTTAGATGTTATGATTACTGGGCACACACATATACCTGAAATTTATAAGGAAAAAGGGACCGTGTTTTTAAACCCAGGATCCATAGCTTTACCT
This genomic interval from Proteinivorax tanatarense contains the following:
- a CDS encoding thiamine diphosphokinase, producing the protein MIYLFLNGDVPAKSDYYKAQPHKVIAVDGGFNKIPKTLQADILIGDMDSVKKVPIVKTIKHPVEKNQSDLELALEYIFNNHSIKEKIVVFGLTGGRVDHQLFNLFVLREYAKKIDFICETEKEKILVTKGDSLIKNFKGKTFSIFPLEDYQKITIRGAKYPLKEKKINMGDSLTLSNVCIDEELFVYSKGVVAIIINK
- the yfcE gene encoding phosphodiesterase; the encoded protein is MKVGIISDTHGVVDSWEKVYSKYLTFSDLIIHCGDVLYHGPRNPIVTGYNPKALAEKLNDVKVPIVFAKGNCDAEVDQMVLNHPLQSPYTIMIISGRKILATHGHDIDYCERLKLAQKFNLDVMITGHTHIPEIYKEKGTVFLNPGSIALPKNEFPSFSLLYKEKIEIINLQTHKIIETFNL